One region of Sulfuricurvum sp. IAE1 genomic DNA includes:
- a CDS encoding HDOD domain-containing protein, translated as MKSSIVNSIKSLPPLPKTVIDMQRVCNDPDGSIHEMVKVVEQDPMIVANLLKAANSPLYSFRHEITNVAQAVSLFGMSMTRSIGLGNSVRKLLNVDMEPYGISSERFAEISSIQAALMHKWYGQIDRTKADKLFLASFLQETGKILIASDVIQEHMETSFRSDIDMAIDIAQVERNYVEETTATVTAAIFTHWNFDEEFVDMIRFSDAPEEAPEAVAEFATALNIVKTIVPVNNPFGDHPLTQGLKKAEAAGYDVSKLQEAVDAIREIESV; from the coding sequence TATGCAGCGGGTCTGCAACGATCCCGACGGCTCGATACACGAGATGGTAAAAGTCGTCGAACAAGATCCCATGATCGTCGCCAACCTGCTCAAAGCGGCCAATTCTCCCCTTTACAGTTTTCGTCACGAGATTACGAACGTCGCGCAGGCGGTTTCACTTTTCGGGATGAGTATGACCCGCTCGATCGGTCTGGGGAATTCGGTCCGCAAACTGCTCAACGTCGACATGGAACCCTACGGCATCAGTTCGGAGCGTTTTGCCGAGATCTCTTCGATCCAGGCGGCATTGATGCACAAATGGTACGGTCAGATCGACCGCACCAAGGCTGATAAACTTTTTCTCGCGTCATTTTTGCAGGAGACGGGAAAAATCCTGATCGCCAGCGACGTGATCCAAGAACACATGGAAACGAGTTTTCGCTCCGACATCGATATGGCGATCGATATCGCGCAGGTAGAACGCAACTACGTCGAGGAGACGACCGCGACGGTGACCGCGGCGATTTTCACCCACTGGAATTTTGACGAAGAGTTTGTCGACATGATCCGTTTCTCCGATGCCCCCGAGGAAGCTCCCGAAGCGGTGGCCGAATTCGCCACGGCGCTTAACATCGTCAAAACGATCGTTCCGGTCAACAACCCCTTCGGAGACCATCCGCTCACACAGGGGCTTAAAAAAGCCGAAGCGGCGGGGTATGACGTCTCAAAACTCCAAGAAGCCGTCGACGCGATCCGTGAAATCGAATCGGTATAA